A part of Rhinolophus ferrumequinum isolate MPI-CBG mRhiFer1 chromosome 11, mRhiFer1_v1.p, whole genome shotgun sequence genomic DNA contains:
- the CCDC82 gene encoding coiled-coil domain-containing protein 82 isoform X1, with amino-acid sequence MVHVRRYETRRNSKTQECEQKSRVDWRRTKRSILQKDDSDEDLDDEEELDSDTSVDNHDSVDSDEELSNNEELDSNKKPENERELKLIKVESEGNNCEHLINTGNVSTYEEEDKTKHSSIDLPDHEKHSEEEEDLNKNTGHIKEEDLEEEHIKRGTRKRFSCVMYDSDESDDSDILTPRKAGAKRACRVVEDECSSAEMEQTQPEKTLAAKKREQFQKLQKLSKQRSRQRRNSSRDFEDSEKESCPSSDENEEEEEAEEDDYESDESGNNYIMDGFIVQDEEGDEENKSQQGKTLTTSQLKLVKQNSLYSFSDPYTHFERVVKALLINALDESFLKTLYDGSRQKSYAQDMLTSLHYLDNRFVQPRLDSLFSRSRWKEQYKERVANYCNVSVRMKNPEDCSCQACGLLRHCKYSVHLSGMLYNTSTMETDNFMSHDEQVFIVGRICAKRTEIYHKLKHFKFKLYQECCSKARTEEVENEQVKETVERIFNQSKESGWIEKKYAQLQEYLNLADYFQDEKFE; translated from the exons ATGGTACATGTTAGAAGATATGAAACAAGGAGAAATTCTAAAACTCAAGAGTGTGAGCAGAAATCTCGAGTTGATTGGAGGCGGACTAAAAGAAGTATCTTACAAAAGGATGATAGTGATGAAGACCTTGATGATGAGGAAGAGCTCGATAGTGATACAAGTGTTGACAATCATGACAGTGTTGACAGTGATGAAGAGCTTTCTAATAACGAGGAGCTTGATAGTAATAAAAAgccagaaaatgaaagagagcttaaattaattaaagttgAAAGCGAAGGAAACAACTGTGAGCATCTCATTAACACTGGCAACGTTTCAACATATGAAGAAGAagacaaaactaaacatagtAGTATTGATTTACCAGATCATGAAAAGCAttcagaagaggaggaggatctCAACAAAAACACTGGACACATAAAAGAGGAGGATTTAGAAGAAGAACATATTAAGCGAGGAACGAGAAAAAGGTTCTCCTGTGTGATGTATGACAGTGATGAGAGTGATGACAGTGATATCCTAACACCTAGAAAAGCAGGTGCTAAACGTGCATGTAGAGTGGTTGAAGATGAATGTTCTTCAGCAGAGATGGAGCAAACACAGCCTGAAAAAACTTTAGCTGCAAAAAAGCGAGAACAATTCCAGAAACTGCAAAAACTCTCAAAACAAAGATCTCGTCAGAGACGCAATAGTAGTAGAGATTTTGAG gACTCTGAAAAGGAATCCTGCCCAAGCAGTGATGaaaatgaagaggaggaggaggctgaggaggaTGATTATGAATCTGATGAAAgtggaaataattatattatgGATGGCTTTATAGTGCAAGATGAAGAGGGTGATGAAGAGAATAAAAGCCAGCAAGGCAAGACATTGACTACATCACAACTGAAATTAGTAAAACAGAATTCTCTTT attcTTTCAGTGACCCCTACACTCACTTTGAAAGAGTTGTGAAGGCTCTTCTGATCAATGCTTTAGATGAATCATTTCTGAAAACACTGTATG ATGGCAGCCGGCAAAAGTCATATGCACAAGATATGTTGACATCTCTTCATTATTTGGATAACCGCTTTGTTCAGCCTCGTCTAGACAGCTTATTCTCTAGAAGTCGTTGGAAAGAGCAATATAAG gagcGGGTAGCAAATTATTGTAATGTGAGTGTCCGTATGAAGAACCCTGAAGACTGTTCCTGTCAAGCTTGTGGATTGCTTCGCCACTGTAAATATTCAGTGCATTTATCAGGAATGTTATATAACACCAGCACTATGGAAACAGATAACTTCATGTCACATGATGaacag gtttttattgTTGGCAGGATTTGTGCTAAACGTACTGAAATTTATCATAAACTGAAACACTTTAAATTCAAGCTATACCAAGAATGTTGCTCCAAGGCAAGGACAGAAGAAGTTGAGAATGAACAAGTTAAAGAAACAGTGGAAAGAATTTTCAATCAGTCAAAAGAAAGTGGCTGGATTGAGAAG AAATATGCTCAACTTCAAGAATATCTCAATCTTGCGGATTACTTTCAAGATGAGAAGTTTGAATGA
- the CCDC82 gene encoding coiled-coil domain-containing protein 82 isoform X2: MVHVRRYETRRNSKTQECEQKSRVDWRRTKRSILQKDDSDEDLDDEEELDSDTSVDNHDSVDSDEELSNNEELDSNKKPENERELKLIKVESEGNNCEHLINTGNVSTYEEEDKTKHSSIDLPDHEKHSEEEEDLNKNTGHIKEEDLEEEHIKRGTRKRFSCVMYDSDESDDSDILTPRKAGAKRACRVVEDECSSAEMEQTQPEKTLAAKKREQFQKLQKLSKQRSRQRRNSSRDFEDSEKESCPSSDENEEEEEAEEDDYESDESGNNYIMDGFIVQDEEGDEENKSQQGKTLTTSQLKLVKQNSLYSFSDPYTHFERVVKALLINALDESFLKTLYDGSRQKSYAQDMLTSLHYLDNRFVQPRLDSLFSRSRWKEQYKERVANYCNVSVRMKNPEDCSCQACGLLRHCKYSVHLSGMLYNTSTMETDNFMSHDEQSLSRLLKILKSQWEEAVILRQMATYNVSYKKQDKRKLNPWSAPIALNVSRDLG; the protein is encoded by the exons ATGGTACATGTTAGAAGATATGAAACAAGGAGAAATTCTAAAACTCAAGAGTGTGAGCAGAAATCTCGAGTTGATTGGAGGCGGACTAAAAGAAGTATCTTACAAAAGGATGATAGTGATGAAGACCTTGATGATGAGGAAGAGCTCGATAGTGATACAAGTGTTGACAATCATGACAGTGTTGACAGTGATGAAGAGCTTTCTAATAACGAGGAGCTTGATAGTAATAAAAAgccagaaaatgaaagagagcttaaattaattaaagttgAAAGCGAAGGAAACAACTGTGAGCATCTCATTAACACTGGCAACGTTTCAACATATGAAGAAGAagacaaaactaaacatagtAGTATTGATTTACCAGATCATGAAAAGCAttcagaagaggaggaggatctCAACAAAAACACTGGACACATAAAAGAGGAGGATTTAGAAGAAGAACATATTAAGCGAGGAACGAGAAAAAGGTTCTCCTGTGTGATGTATGACAGTGATGAGAGTGATGACAGTGATATCCTAACACCTAGAAAAGCAGGTGCTAAACGTGCATGTAGAGTGGTTGAAGATGAATGTTCTTCAGCAGAGATGGAGCAAACACAGCCTGAAAAAACTTTAGCTGCAAAAAAGCGAGAACAATTCCAGAAACTGCAAAAACTCTCAAAACAAAGATCTCGTCAGAGACGCAATAGTAGTAGAGATTTTGAG gACTCTGAAAAGGAATCCTGCCCAAGCAGTGATGaaaatgaagaggaggaggaggctgaggaggaTGATTATGAATCTGATGAAAgtggaaataattatattatgGATGGCTTTATAGTGCAAGATGAAGAGGGTGATGAAGAGAATAAAAGCCAGCAAGGCAAGACATTGACTACATCACAACTGAAATTAGTAAAACAGAATTCTCTTT attcTTTCAGTGACCCCTACACTCACTTTGAAAGAGTTGTGAAGGCTCTTCTGATCAATGCTTTAGATGAATCATTTCTGAAAACACTGTATG ATGGCAGCCGGCAAAAGTCATATGCACAAGATATGTTGACATCTCTTCATTATTTGGATAACCGCTTTGTTCAGCCTCGTCTAGACAGCTTATTCTCTAGAAGTCGTTGGAAAGAGCAATATAAG gagcGGGTAGCAAATTATTGTAATGTGAGTGTCCGTATGAAGAACCCTGAAGACTGTTCCTGTCAAGCTTGTGGATTGCTTCGCCACTGTAAATATTCAGTGCATTTATCAGGAATGTTATATAACACCAGCACTATGGAAACAGATAACTTCATGTCACATGATGaacag AGTCTGTCCAGGCTCCTGAAGATACTTAAGAGCCAATGGGAAGAGGCAGTAATTTTGAGGCAAATGGCAACATACAATGTGTCATACAAAAAGCAGGACAAGAGGAAGTTGAATCCCTGGTCTGCGCCTATTGCACTAAATGTTTCCAGAGACCtaggatga